The sequence below is a genomic window from Paenibacillus silvisoli.
ATCGACTTGCGCATTCCGCGCGGGTATATTACGGCGATCGTAGGGCCGAACGGCTCCGGGAAGAGCTCGCTGTTTCGGCTGATGCTCGATCTGGCTAAGCCGGACACGGGCGGAATCGAGCTGCTGGGCGAACAGGTCGGGAGCGGCGAGGATACGGCGCTTAAAGCGAAGATCGGCTACGTGCCAGAGCAGGCAATAGATTTAGAGGATGCGCTGCGGGGCAGTCAGAAGGCCGATTTTGTCCGGCAGTGGTATCCGAACTGGGACATTCATCTCTATCAGGAGCTGCTAAGGCGCTTCGAGGTAGATCCGGCCATAAAGCTGGGCAAGATGTCCAAAGGGATGCGCAGGAAGTTCGATCTGGCGATTGCGATGGCACATCAGCCGGAGCTGCTGCTGCTCGATGAGCCTTCCTCGGGGCTTGACCCGATCGCGTGGAAAACGATGATCGAGGTGCTTCACCGTTACATGGAGCGGGGCGAGCGGACGGTCGTGATGGCATCGCATATTATCGACGAAGTGAAGCGTCTTGCCGATTATATCGTGTTCGTCGTGCAGGGGAAGGTGCTCGGCATGTACGAGAAGGATGCGCTGCTGGACGGCTGGCAAGCTCTGTACGTCGATTCGGGCGGGCATGCGGTCGATTGGCGGCGGATGCCGGGTTATCGGACTGCGGCTTTAACGGGCGGAAGCACGTATAAAGTCGTGACCGGAGAGGCGCACGAGGCGGAGCGCTGGCTGGCGAACGAGGCGGCGGGCGTGCGGCTGATTAGCAAGCAGAAGCTGGAGCTGGAAGAAATTTTGCTGTTTCATATCGAACAGGCGAGAGGAGTTTTGTAGAACATGAACGCGTTATCGGTTGAACGGATTTTTAAGCAGTACGGGGATAAAACGGCCGTGAACGGCATCAGCTTCAATGTCGCGCCAGGGGAAATTTACGGCCTGCTCGGCGCGAACGGGGCGGGCAAAACGACGACGATGCGGATGGTGCTCGGCTTGATCTATCCGGATGCCGGCAGTATCCGGTACGACGGCAAAGCCTACAGCAAGGAACAGCTTCAAGGATTGGGTTATTTGCCGGAGGAGCGGGGCCTTTATCCGAAGGTAAAGGTCAGCGACCAGATTCATTATCTCGCGCAGCTGCGCGGCATGTCCCGCCGGGACGCCGATCAAAACCTGCGCTATTGGCTGGATCGGTTCGGCGTGCCGGAGTATTACGGCAAGAAGGTGGAGGAGCTGTCGAAGGGCAATCAGCAAAAAATCCAATTCATCGCCGCCGTCATTCACCGTCCGCGCATCGTCATCATGGACGAAGCGTTCAGCGGACTCGATCCGGTTAACGTCGAGCTGCTCAAGTCAACGGTAAAGGAGCTTCGCGATTCCGGCTCCAGCATCCTGTTCTCCACGCACCGGATGGAGCACGTCGAGGAGCTTTGCCGCAACATTACGATTATGCATCGGTCCAATCCCGTTCTGCAGGGCAATCTGAAGGCGATCAAGAAGCAGTTTCCGCGGGAACGGATCATTCTGGGAACGGAAGGCGACGTGAAGGGGCTGGAAGCGGTAGGCGGCGTCATGAACGTGAAGCGCCACGAATACGGCTACGAGCTGCTCATCAACAACGAGGCGGCAGGCCGTCCCGTGCTGGAGCTCGCCATGGCGCAAACGGGCGTCAACCGTTTTGAAATTATGGAACCGACGCTCAACGAAATCTTTATTAAAACGGTAGGTGAGAGCCATGAATAGCAGCTTCTGGACGGTTGTCGGCTTTACGGCGAAAAATAAGATCCGGGGAAAAGCGTTTCTCATTACGACGCTCATCATTGCGGTTATTATGAGCATTGTGATCAATTTGCCGTATCTGATCTCGCAATTCAGCGGCGAAGGGAAGCCGAAGCCGATCGGTTATTTGAACAGTCAGAGCGAGAGTTTGAGCTCTCAGCTGTTTACCTCCACGCGGATTGCCTCCATGTTGAACGACTATTACGCGAAACAAGAGAAGCCTGAGCTGAAGCTCGTTCCGATCGAGGACGCCGGCTCGGCCGACGCCAACGAGAAGGCGTTGAAGCAGGCTGTCGCGGACGATGTCATTGACGGCTATATCGAGTTCTCGCCGGGCAAGGAAAGCGGGTTTCCCGCGATTACGTACAAATCCGAGAGCTTGATGGAATCGAAGGTGTCGTCGTCCCTGTCCACCGCGCTTCAAGTGGTGAAGATGGAAGCGGTCATCGGCGGCGGGGGGCTGAGCGAAGAAGTGAAGGCTCTGCTGACGAAGCCGATTGAGCTGGATACGGTACAAATTTCCACGGTAGAAGGGGCCGGCTCGATCGGTCAAGGGAAGACAAAGGAACAGCAAGGGATGGACTTCGGCACCGTATACGTCATTATCATCATGCTGTTCATGTCGATCATGATCAGCGGCCAGATGATCGCGAGCGAAATTACGGCCGAGAAGAGCTCACGCGTCATGGAAATTCTCATTACGAGCGTTGCGCCGCTGAAAGCGATGTTCGGTAAAATTTTCGGGATGTTCCTTGTGGTGCTCCTGCAAATGGCGCTTTATGTCGTCGTCATCATCGTCAACATGACGCTGCCTCATAATTCGGATAAGCTCGGCGATCTCGGCATTTCGTTAAGCAATATCGATCCGGTTCTGGTTACTTACGCGCTGGTGTTCTTCCTGACGGGTTACTTCTTGTTCGCGACGCTGTTCGCGGCCGTCGGCTCCATCGTCAGCCGTACCGAGGATTTGGGGCAGGCCGTGCTGCCGATCACGATGCTGTCGCTGGCAGGCTTCTATATCTGCATCTTCGGCGGCATGAACAATCCGGGCTCGATGCTGATGAAAATCTGTTCGTTCATTCCGTTCTTCTCGCCATACGCGATGGTCTCGCGGCTTGGGTTGTCCGATCCGCCGCTGTGGCAGGTATGGCTGTCCATTCTCATTCTGCTCGCAACCATTCTCGCTTCGGGCTGGCTGTCCGCGAAGATTTACCGCGCAGGCGTGCTGATGTACGGCAAGAAGCCGTCGCTCAAGGAGCTTGGAAAGGCGATGCGTGCTTATAAGTAAGTTGATGTAAAGGCGGTGCAGGGGTTCTCCTCTGCACCGTCTTTTTTATGGGCAGCCAGTAAAAAGGGTTTGTTGTTCGCTGGATAGAATTGTTTTCTCTGACTGTATGAAACCTTCGCGGAAATTGGAGGGCTAACTTGCCATGCTGAAGAACGGAACCGGAACATCCACGACGTCCATAGAAGGTGCGGCAGTAGCGAAAAAGATCTCCATCGGCATTATCGGAACCGCCGAGCTGGTGGGGCGGATTTTGAAGGTAGCGAAGGCATTCCCGTCGTTCCGGCCGATCCCGGTCGTCTATGAGCAGGAGTGCGATGCGCCGCGTCTGGCGGAAGAGATCGAGGACGAGGTTGAAGTGCTGCTGGCCTCGGGCCCCGTTCCGTACCAACGCATTCGGGGAGAAGCGGCTGTGAAGGTGGCGCTCCATCATGTGCCGCTGACGGATACGGGCTTATACCGGGCGTTATTCCGATTGAAAAATACGCTCGGCTCGGAGAAACGGCTTCGGGTTTCGATCGATACGCTCAGCAGGCCAACGGTGGACAAGGCGCTGCAGGAGATTAACGAAACGCGGATTGAACCGATCCATTACGAAGGCTCGATGTATGCGTCCCGGGAGCAGTTGATTGCTTTTCATCGGCAGCAATACGAGTCCGGCTTATGCGATGCGGCGCTGACAGCGGAGGAGTCGGTCGCTCGCGAGCTGACGGAGCTGGCGATTCCGAACGAATGGCTCATTCCGACCGATCCGAACATCACGGTGGCGTTAGAGCGGGCGCTGCTCTCGACGGAAACGCGCCAGAGCCGGGAAGCGCAGGTGGTGGTCGGCCTCATTAACCTGGATCAATTCGAAAAGCATGTCCACGTGCATGCGTCGGAGCATGAAGTGCAGAAGCTCAAGCTGGATATCCATCGGCTGCTGCTGGATTACGTGGAATCGCTTGACGGCTACCTGACCCATCTTGGCGGGGATGAGTATTTATTTTTTACGACGCGCGGCATATTCGAAAGGGTCACCGGGGGTTATAAATCGATCTCGCTTGGCCGGAGCGTGTACGACCGGTTCGGGCTTTCGCTCAGCATCGGCATGGGTTTCGGACGTTCGGCGGACGAGGCCGGGACGCATGCCCGCATCGCGCTTCGCAAGTCGAAGGACGCGGGCGGAGACACCTGCTTCATCGTCGGCGAGGACCGGACGTTGATCGGGCCGCTGGCGATGACGGATCCGCTGGAGTATGCTTTGTCGCTTACGGATGCGGAGCTGATCAAGCAAGCGGAGGATGCCGGGATGACATCCGGCTACTTGAGCAGGCTCATGGCGCAGGTGGCGAGAACCGGGAGGACGGACTATCAGGTTCACGAGCTGGCGGCGATGCTGGACATTAGCGTCAGGAGCACGCACCGGCTGCTGCTGCAATGGATCGACCATGGCTTGATCGCCATCGCTGCCGTCGAGAAGGTGCCGAAGGGAAGGCCGCGGCAAATTTATCGTCTCGCATTTTTGCGGGATAAAGCAGGGATATAGCAGTGCTGGGGCCGCCTACGGGCGGTCTTTTTTATGTGCGATTTAAAGTCAATTTAAAGAAATTGTCTTTTAATAGAGGGGCCTCTAAGATGAAGATACATCCTACATTTCTTGGAGGGGGGACGAGAGCAATGAGAACGGTCGAAGAGCTGGAGGCCAAGCTTGCGGAGCCATCCGAAGCGCTTATTGAAGACGTGAAAGGAATCGAAGGGGATATATTGCTGCTTGGCGTCGGCGGGAAAATGGGGCCGAGCTTGGCGCGGCTGCTGCTGAACGCCATCCGCGCGGCAGGGGTACATAAACGGGTCATCGGGGTATCCCGTTTCTCGGAACGCGGACTGCAGGAGCGGCTTGAGGCGGACGGGGTGGAGACGATCGCTTGCGATTTGCTGGACGATGAGGCGCTTCAAGCGCTCCCCGATGTCCCGAACGTCATCTATATGGCCGGCAACAAGTTCGGCACGACCGGCAACGAGTCGTTCACGTGGGCGATGAACGCGTATTTGCCCGGCCGCGTTGCGGAGAAATATCGGCATTCGCGCATCGTCGTCTTTTCCTCCGGCAACGTCTACCCGTTCACTCCGGTCGGCTATGGCGGGGCAAGCGAGTCGGTGCCGCCTTCTCCGGTCGGCGAATATGGCCAATCATGTCTCGGGCGGGAGCGCGTTTTCGAGCATTTTTCGAAGCGGTATGGGATTCCAATGCTGATTTACCGGCTCAATTATGCGATCGATATGCGCTATGGCGTGCTGCTCGAGCTGGCCCGCTCGGTAAAGGAAGGAAGGCCGGTCAACCTGACGATGGGCTACGCCAATGTCATCTGGCAGGGCGATGCGAACGAAATCGCGATCCGCTCCTTGCTCGCTTGCGAGGCGCCGGCCGCATTCATGAACGTAACGGGGCCGGAAACGGTGTCGATCCGCTGGGCGGCTGAGGAGTTCGGCAAGCGGTTCGGCGTCGAGCCGGTGTTCGAAGGCACGGAGGCGAGCGACGCGCTGCTGAACAACGCCGCCAAATGCCAGCAGCGCTTCGGGTACCCCCGCGTCTCGCTGCTGCAAATGATCGATTGGGCAGCGGAGTGGGTTGCTGCAGGCGGGGCGACGCTGAATAAACCGACGCATTTTCAAGAGCGAAAGGGGAAGTTTTAGCCGATGAGTCCGAAGAAGCCTTTGACTCCCGAACAGCATCGCGCCCTGCATGACGGACTGGTCATTCCGGCGCATCCCTTAGCGCTTGATGAGCATCGTCTGCTTGATGAAAGGCATCAGCGGGCTTTGACTCGCTACTATATGGCCTCCGGCGCGGGCGGCATCGCAGTGGGCGTCCATTCGACGCAGTTTGAAATTCGCGACCCGAAGTTCAATTTATACGAGCGCGTGCTTCGTCTTGCATCGGAGGAAGTGGAGCGGGCCGGCCTGCAGCGTCCGTTTCTGCGCATTGCGGGCATATGCGGTCCGGTTCCGCAGGCGCTCGGCGAGGCGGAAACGGCAGCGGGACTCGGTTACGATGCCGGCTTGCTCAGCATGGGCGGACTCTCGGGGCTGTCGGAGCTCGAACTGCTGAAGCGAACGGAGCAAGTAGCGGAGCGGATTCCGGTCGTTGGCTTCTATTTGCAGCCTTCGGTTGGCGGAAAGGTGTTCAGCTTTGATTTTTGGCGGGCGTTTGCGGATATTCCGGGCGTCGTTGCGATCAAGCTTGCGC
It includes:
- a CDS encoding ABC transporter permease, with the protein product MNSSFWTVVGFTAKNKIRGKAFLITTLIIAVIMSIVINLPYLISQFSGEGKPKPIGYLNSQSESLSSQLFTSTRIASMLNDYYAKQEKPELKLVPIEDAGSADANEKALKQAVADDVIDGYIEFSPGKESGFPAITYKSESLMESKVSSSLSTALQVVKMEAVIGGGGLSEEVKALLTKPIELDTVQISTVEGAGSIGQGKTKEQQGMDFGTVYVIIIMLFMSIMISGQMIASEITAEKSSRVMEILITSVAPLKAMFGKIFGMFLVVLLQMALYVVVIIVNMTLPHNSDKLGDLGISLSNIDPVLVTYALVFFLTGYFLFATLFAAVGSIVSRTEDLGQAVLPITMLSLAGFYICIFGGMNNPGSMLMKICSFIPFFSPYAMVSRLGLSDPPLWQVWLSILILLATILASGWLSAKIYRAGVLMYGKKPSLKELGKAMRAYK
- a CDS encoding ABC transporter ATP-binding protein: MNALSVERIFKQYGDKTAVNGISFNVAPGEIYGLLGANGAGKTTTMRMVLGLIYPDAGSIRYDGKAYSKEQLQGLGYLPEERGLYPKVKVSDQIHYLAQLRGMSRRDADQNLRYWLDRFGVPEYYGKKVEELSKGNQQKIQFIAAVIHRPRIVIMDEAFSGLDPVNVELLKSTVKELRDSGSSILFSTHRMEHVEELCRNITIMHRSNPVLQGNLKAIKKQFPRERIILGTEGDVKGLEAVGGVMNVKRHEYGYELLINNEAAGRPVLELAMAQTGVNRFEIMEPTLNEIFIKTVGESHE
- a CDS encoding ABC transporter ATP-binding protein; this encodes MIDAAVAIEGLVQKRKDFELGPIDLRIPRGYITAIVGPNGSGKSSLFRLMLDLAKPDTGGIELLGEQVGSGEDTALKAKIGYVPEQAIDLEDALRGSQKADFVRQWYPNWDIHLYQELLRRFEVDPAIKLGKMSKGMRRKFDLAIAMAHQPELLLLDEPSSGLDPIAWKTMIEVLHRYMERGERTVVMASHIIDEVKRLADYIVFVVQGKVLGMYEKDALLDGWQALYVDSGGHAVDWRRMPGYRTAALTGGSTYKVVTGEAHEAERWLANEAAGVRLISKQKLELEEILLFHIEQARGVL
- a CDS encoding dihydrodipicolinate synthase family protein; the encoded protein is MSPKKPLTPEQHRALHDGLVIPAHPLALDEHRLLDERHQRALTRYYMASGAGGIAVGVHSTQFEIRDPKFNLYERVLRLASEEVERAGLQRPFLRIAGICGPVPQALGEAETAAGLGYDAGLLSMGGLSGLSELELLKRTEQVAERIPVVGFYLQPSVGGKVFSFDFWRAFADIPGVVAIKLAPFNRYQTIDVVRAVCCSERRDDIALYTGNDDNIVNDLLTVYRFKAGERIIEKRIVGGLLGHWAVWTRKAVELLDEIKGVRSEEQGRLSAEWLSRNIEVTDANAAFFDPAHGFAGCIPGIHEVLRRQGLMKGTWCLNPHEELSPGQKDEIDRIYRDYPHLNDDAFVREHLAEWLS
- a CDS encoding NAD-dependent epimerase/dehydratase family protein, giving the protein MRTVEELEAKLAEPSEALIEDVKGIEGDILLLGVGGKMGPSLARLLLNAIRAAGVHKRVIGVSRFSERGLQERLEADGVETIACDLLDDEALQALPDVPNVIYMAGNKFGTTGNESFTWAMNAYLPGRVAEKYRHSRIVVFSSGNVYPFTPVGYGGASESVPPSPVGEYGQSCLGRERVFEHFSKRYGIPMLIYRLNYAIDMRYGVLLELARSVKEGRPVNLTMGYANVIWQGDANEIAIRSLLACEAPAAFMNVTGPETVSIRWAAEEFGKRFGVEPVFEGTEASDALLNNAAKCQQRFGYPRVSLLQMIDWAAEWVAAGGATLNKPTHFQERKGKF